A single window of Leptolyngbyaceae cyanobacterium DNA harbors:
- a CDS encoding CU044_2847 family protein produces the protein MTELQRFGFEAEKQVYEVEIASVPNDFDPRQSKGIKEDAIAKMEEVRQLIRFYTANAVTAFKDFGVAEIEEVTLKFGLKMGGKAGIPYITEGSAESNLQIEVKCKFINSPKP, from the coding sequence ATGACAGAGTTGCAGCGCTTTGGTTTTGAGGCGGAAAAGCAAGTTTACGAAGTGGAAATAGCATCTGTGCCAAACGACTTCGATCCCAGACAGTCTAAGGGAATCAAAGAAGATGCGATCGCAAAAATGGAAGAAGTTCGCCAACTGATTCGATTCTACACCGCCAATGCCGTCACTGCTTTCAAAGATTTTGGCGTAGCTGAAATTGAAGAGGTAACGCTTAAGTTTGGTTTAAAAATGGGCGGTAAAGCAGGAATTCCTTATATAACTGAAGGTTCTGCTGAAAGTAATCTTCAAATTGAAGTTAAGTGTAAATTTATTAACTCGCCAAAACCGTAA
- a CDS encoding caspase family protein, with product MARYALVIGISEYQSSNLSHLPKSINDAAEVARLLEEYGDFDVVKRLPIRWNAQQNNFEFATKMTGEELGLELRNFLIEQAANNEALIYFSGHGFTVYDNLGKQKGFLAASDCQITESRNRVSEQQRGISLDSLNDLIRESQLSSLVLILDCCRSGYFLERQLIEQTLTAFSSQRDYYLITACRGYEDSLTLNLPTEEYSVFTGALVEGLSLKNVGRNRHISGDRLFDYISTELDIRSNQLKLTLPEPIRMGWGRSIKLVEYPLSDTLPEEEVTFNSENPYRGLCPFEFEQEKYFCGRELAVRALMERLSTCRFLAVIGRSGSGKSSLVKAGLLPHLKRDRLPSSSHWDIETFTPGKFPLGKLVEILDRRKQLSQPFVLFIDQFEEVFTLCDNEAERQAFMEAMAEEASASERLTRVIVAIRGDFLDRCAAYPEAAKLINRTQPTTYVVPPLSYEGLEEAIEIPAQLHGVKFEEGLVSQIADDVDDQPGALPLLQYALKELWQVCIEKSESSERLLTKKGYEQIGGVKGALEKRANLVYQGFVEDNRAFVRQLFTELVQLGEGKEVTRRRVHWERLEAIANSIDQLRRVVEKLANERLIVTDENNVEVAHEALLSEWSLLRNWIEEDRENIRLGRRLEAYCREWQETYQKSDEALLTGARLVAIAEWVEKTHPRLPVEEEDFLQKSLEKRNKEIQWELEQERKLREMAEARAIAEAEKAEQERVAALAKIETALEAEARAKAEAREAEAKTKVQKQRTKFVGAVGTLAALSFGLILLATILEGEKKQREAIAVGALVTRSQESLKDGNQLEAAIASIQALNELKEIGRPNIDTLTQIKAVFDWVKERNRLEGHTLSVSTASFSPKEPLIASGSSDTTVKLWTPSGIQLNTPTPMKHDKAVWSVNFSPNGNYIASGSADKTVKLWKKNGSLITTLKGHEEDVNYVSFSPDNQIVASASSDRTVILWQIDVNSPQKLIKKTILKGHTGRIWSVEFSPDGKLIASASDDGTIKIWNKEGGALIANLTGHTASVRSASFGSSSKMLVSVSEDSTIRIWTWKENPKNWAVKTLTNQSNRSYLVKFSPNYKLITATSADGTIKFWDAESKKELPSIGRHRDIVYDINFRSDSQQIVTASRDKTVRIWSLVFDNDKNLKLNVDNLLKQGCHKLSDYLENNSKAQTEHRDVKKICNKYKS from the coding sequence ATGGCTCGGTACGCTCTAGTTATTGGAATTTCTGAGTATCAAAGCTCAAATTTAAGCCATTTACCAAAATCCATCAATGATGCAGCAGAAGTCGCCAGATTATTAGAAGAATACGGGGATTTTGATGTGGTTAAGCGGCTGCCAATTCGTTGGAATGCCCAACAAAATAACTTTGAATTTGCTACTAAAATGACTGGGGAAGAACTCGGTCTAGAATTGAGAAACTTTCTAATAGAACAGGCGGCTAATAATGAAGCATTGATTTATTTTAGTGGTCATGGCTTTACAGTTTATGATAATTTGGGAAAACAAAAAGGATTTTTAGCGGCTTCCGATTGCCAGATTACGGAATCTAGAAACCGAGTTAGCGAGCAACAAAGGGGAATTTCTCTTGATAGTTTAAATGATTTAATTCGGGAATCTCAACTCAGTAGTTTAGTATTAATCCTCGATTGCTGTCGAAGCGGTTATTTTTTAGAACGGCAATTGATTGAACAAACTTTGACGGCGTTTAGTTCCCAAAGAGACTATTACTTAATTACCGCTTGTCGGGGTTATGAAGACTCTTTAACGCTCAATCTTCCTACTGAAGAATACAGCGTTTTTACAGGAGCATTAGTAGAGGGACTAAGCTTAAAAAATGTTGGGAGAAATCGACATATCAGTGGCGATCGCCTTTTTGATTACATCAGCACTGAATTGGATATTCGCAGCAACCAACTCAAGCTTACTTTACCCGAACCGATTCGCATGGGTTGGGGACGTTCAATTAAATTGGTCGAGTATCCTCTAAGTGATACTTTGCCAGAAGAAGAAGTAACTTTTAATAGCGAGAATCCCTATCGAGGATTATGTCCGTTTGAATTCGAGCAAGAGAAATATTTTTGCGGACGCGAGTTGGCAGTTCGCGCATTAATGGAACGCCTCAGTACTTGTCGTTTTCTAGCGGTGATCGGACGATCGGGTAGTGGGAAATCTTCTTTAGTGAAAGCGGGATTGTTACCGCATTTAAAACGCGATCGCCTTCCCAGTAGCAGTCATTGGGATATCGAAACTTTTACGCCTGGTAAATTTCCGTTGGGAAAATTGGTAGAAATTTTGGATAGACGCAAACAATTGAGTCAGCCGTTTGTCCTATTTATCGATCAATTTGAAGAAGTTTTTACCCTTTGCGACAACGAAGCGGAACGACAAGCGTTTATGGAAGCAATGGCAGAAGAAGCATCGGCTTCCGAACGCTTAACTCGCGTGATTGTAGCAATTCGAGGCGATTTTTTAGACCGATGTGCAGCCTATCCAGAAGCAGCAAAATTAATTAATAGGACTCAACCGACAACTTATGTGGTGCCACCTTTATCTTATGAAGGATTGGAAGAAGCAATTGAAATTCCAGCGCAGTTACACGGGGTAAAATTTGAGGAGGGATTAGTATCTCAAATTGCCGATGACGTAGACGATCAACCGGGTGCGTTACCCCTATTACAATACGCGCTCAAAGAGTTATGGCAAGTTTGCATTGAAAAATCTGAATCATCAGAAAGATTGCTCACGAAAAAAGGTTACGAGCAAATTGGCGGCGTGAAAGGTGCTTTGGAAAAACGCGCCAATTTAGTTTATCAAGGGTTTGTGGAAGATAATCGCGCTTTCGTGCGTCAGCTATTTACGGAACTGGTGCAGCTGGGTGAAGGCAAGGAAGTCACGCGCCGCCGGGTACACTGGGAGAGATTGGAAGCGATCGCAAATTCGATCGATCAACTGCGTCGAGTAGTTGAAAAATTGGCAAATGAGCGCTTGATCGTCACCGATGAAAATAATGTAGAAGTAGCTCATGAAGCACTGTTATCCGAATGGAGTTTACTACGCAATTGGATTGAAGAAGATCGGGAAAATATTCGTCTGGGACGCCGTTTAGAAGCATATTGTCGCGAATGGCAAGAAACTTATCAGAAATCTGATGAAGCATTGCTGACGGGTGCGCGACTGGTAGCAATTGCCGAGTGGGTAGAGAAGACGCATCCCAGATTGCCTGTTGAAGAAGAGGATTTTTTGCAAAAAAGTTTGGAGAAGCGCAATAAGGAAATTCAATGGGAATTAGAGCAAGAACGTAAACTGCGGGAAATGGCAGAAGCAAGAGCCATAGCAGAAGCTGAGAAAGCAGAACAAGAAAGAGTTGCAGCTTTAGCAAAAATAGAAACAGCCTTAGAAGCAGAGGCAAGAGCTAAAGCGGAAGCGAGAGAAGCAGAAGCTAAAACTAAGGTGCAAAAGCAACGTACTAAATTTGTAGGAGCAGTTGGGACACTTGCAGCCTTATCCTTTGGATTGATATTATTAGCAACTATACTTGAAGGAGAAAAGAAGCAACGGGAAGCGATCGCTGTTGGAGCCTTGGTTACTAGGTCACAAGAAAGCCTTAAGGATGGAAACCAACTTGAGGCAGCTATAGCAAGTATACAAGCGTTAAACGAGTTAAAAGAGATCGGCAGACCAAATATTGATACTTTAACTCAAATTAAAGCAGTATTTGATTGGGTAAAAGAGCGTAATCGGTTAGAGGGGCATACCCTCAGTGTTAGTACAGCAAGTTTTAGTCCTAAAGAGCCACTTATTGCGTCTGGTAGTTCAGATACAACTGTGAAGCTTTGGACGCCAAGTGGTATACAGTTAAACACTCCTACTCCTATGAAACACGATAAAGCAGTCTGGAGTGTAAATTTTAGCCCAAATGGGAACTACATTGCCTCTGGTAGTGCTGATAAAACTGTAAAGTTATGGAAAAAAAATGGTTCTCTCATTACTACACTTAAAGGACATGAAGAAGATGTGAATTATGTAAGTTTTAGCCCTGATAATCAAATTGTGGCTTCTGCTAGTAGCGATCGAACTGTAATCCTTTGGCAAATAGATGTAAATTCGCCACAAAAACTCATTAAAAAAACTATTCTTAAAGGTCATACAGGTAGAATCTGGAGTGTAGAGTTCAGCCCTGATGGAAAACTAATTGCTTCAGCGAGCGATGATGGAACGATTAAGATTTGGAACAAAGAAGGCGGAGCTTTAATCGCTAATCTTACAGGACACACTGCATCAGTAAGGTCTGCCAGTTTTGGCTCAAGCAGTAAAATGCTTGTATCAGTTAGTGAGGATAGTACAATTAGAATATGGACTTGGAAAGAAAACCCTAAAAATTGGGCTGTCAAAACTTTAACTAATCAAAGTAACAGATCTTACTTAGTGAAATTTAGTCCTAATTATAAACTTATTACTGCAACTAGTGCTGATGGAACTATTAAATTCTGGGATGCTGAAAGCAAAAAAGAATTACCCTCTATAGGGCGACATAGAGATATTGTTTATGATATAAATTTTCGTTCTGATAGTCAACAAATTGTTACGGCTAGTCGTGACAAAACAGTAAGAATATGGAGTTTGGTTTTTGATAATGATAAAAACTTAAAGTTAAATGTGGACAATCTCCTGAAGCAAGGATGCCATAAACTCTCTGATTATTTAGAGAACAACTCTAAGGCACAGACTGAACATAGAGATGTAAAAAAAATATGTAATAAATATAAAAGTTAA
- a CDS encoding PIN domain-containing protein yields the protein MRRFQATNLEEIAVCSVVKAELFFGAMKSSNPNDTWRTQKRFLSVFVSLPFDGIAALIAGRIRAQLANLGTPIGNNDLFIASIAIANNLTLVTHNTGEFIRVEGLSIEDWE from the coding sequence TTGAGACGCTTTCAAGCGACAAATTTAGAAGAGATAGCAGTGTGTTCTGTTGTTAAGGCAGAGTTATTTTTTGGGGCAATGAAAAGCTCTAACCCTAATGATACTTGGAGAACGCAAAAACGCTTTCTTTCTGTTTTTGTATCCCTACCGTTTGATGGCATTGCTGCTTTGATTGCGGGACGAATTCGCGCTCAACTTGCCAATTTGGGAACCCCTATCGGTAACAACGATCTGTTCATTGCTTCTATTGCGATCGCTAATAATTTAACTTTAGTAACTCACAATACTGGTGAATTTATTCGAGTAGAAGGATTGTCTATTGAAGATTGGGAGTAA
- a CDS encoding FAD-binding oxidoreductase — protein sequence MTSTKIKPTNWDDLAAELAGIETITEPTQVAKLSQDYHTFSPILQAELSGKTGDLVVRPANEAEVLRTAAVCVKHRVPVTVRGAGTGNYGQCVPLQGGVILDMTRMQNICWVKPGVARVEAGVKLAQLDKKAREIGWEMRMAPSTYRTATIGGFIAGGSGGLGSINYGFLSDRGNLLALRVITLEDEPRIIELRGEDVQKVNHAWGINGIITELEIPLGPAYAWADAIVTFDNLMAAARFGQALGDADGMIKKLICITAWPIPSYLTALHPYIPDGTNAALLMVAESSLEALQDLVQEFGGTITYQKLAADSGKSVYLSEYSWNHTTLHARTADPSITYLQSIFPHDKSLQLVEHMYHHFGNEVMMHLEFIRFGGAIVPAALQLVRYTTKERLYEIIRYHQEKGIYIADPHVYILELGGRKKVDAAQLKFKEMVDPYGLLNPGKMRVKLEG from the coding sequence ATGACTTCGACAAAAATTAAACCAACTAACTGGGATGACTTAGCAGCCGAATTAGCAGGCATCGAAACGATTACTGAGCCGACTCAAGTAGCTAAGTTATCTCAGGATTATCATACCTTTAGCCCGATTCTCCAAGCCGAGTTATCAGGAAAAACCGGAGATCTGGTGGTTCGTCCTGCCAACGAAGCAGAAGTATTGCGGACAGCAGCTGTCTGCGTCAAACATCGAGTACCAGTAACAGTACGGGGTGCTGGGACTGGCAACTACGGACAATGCGTACCCCTCCAAGGGGGCGTTATCCTTGACATGACCCGAATGCAGAATATCTGTTGGGTCAAGCCAGGAGTAGCGCGAGTAGAAGCAGGGGTCAAGCTAGCTCAATTGGATAAAAAAGCTAGAGAAATTGGCTGGGAAATGCGGATGGCACCCTCAACTTATCGGACTGCCACCATTGGCGGCTTTATTGCTGGTGGTAGTGGCGGACTTGGCTCGATTAATTATGGTTTTTTAAGCGATCGCGGTAATCTCCTCGCCCTCCGAGTCATTACCCTGGAAGATGAACCGCGCATTATTGAATTAAGGGGAGAAGACGTTCAAAAAGTCAATCATGCTTGGGGCATCAATGGCATTATCACTGAGTTGGAAATCCCTTTAGGGCCAGCTTATGCTTGGGCAGATGCGATCGTTACTTTTGATAACTTGATGGCAGCTGCTCGATTTGGGCAAGCTCTAGGAGATGCAGATGGCATGATTAAAAAGCTAATTTGTATCACTGCATGGCCAATTCCCAGTTATTTAACTGCATTGCACCCTTATATTCCAGACGGAACTAATGCTGCACTCCTCATGGTGGCAGAATCCAGCCTAGAAGCATTGCAGGATCTAGTGCAAGAGTTCGGCGGCACCATCACATATCAAAAATTAGCAGCAGATAGCGGTAAAAGCGTCTATCTGTCGGAATATAGTTGGAATCACACTACTTTGCACGCCCGCACCGCCGATCCTTCTATTACCTATTTGCAAAGCATTTTTCCTCACGATAAGAGCCTCCAATTAGTCGAGCATATGTATCATCACTTTGGCAATGAAGTGATGATGCACTTGGAATTTATTCGTTTTGGTGGTGCGATCGTTCCCGCTGCATTGCAACTAGTTCGCTACACTACCAAAGAGCGACTTTATGAAATTATTCGCTATCACCAAGAAAAGGGAATTTATATCGCCGATCCTCACGTTTATATTTTGGAATTGGGTGGTAGAAAAAAAGTTGATGCCGCTCAACTCAAATTTAAAGAAATGGTCGATCCTTATGGTTTGTTAAATCCTGGGAAAATGCGGGTTAAATTGGAGGGTTAG
- a CDS encoding EAL domain-containing protein: MAHRKNTKTSQIGMGRLEPLAYAQENLLNRIATRIRRSLELKEILTTTVQEIRSFLDTDRVKIYFFHPDGSGEVIAEARHTNRLPSLLGLHFPATDIPPYILQMFIKARQRVIVDVSSGHKTVSQLDCPHTGESLVSEDICYSPVDPCHIEYLTAMGVSSCLTVPIIHQNQLWGLLVSHHAQPINISEKDLKIVQLLVDQVSIAIAQSNLLSRTRQQAQHESVCNHISRLLHSPLNITDIRQKVLEQTVKALQGSGGRLYITADSTGQPAQLYTYGEKISSLNLIEESPFWQKIINFSKDQSDDKRFELLILKSELKNLTDFTLNTQNFSYLIIDPYQETELAFLKADLELTSICSVLIIPLRYQQQCVGCLTIFRNEIQTETLWAGRVNKDQRNSGPRKSFEAWREIKKGQAKEWTQEEVKLAQSLGLHLYMAIMQRRVEDMIRHQASHDLLTGLPNRLLFNDRLTLALANIHQRRQLLGVVFLDLDCFKNINDTLGHAVGDELLQNVAQRLKKCLRETDVVARWGGDEFTILLSPIVSSEDAAQIAQRILDALGVPFHFSDQEFYVKASIGIAIAPYDGEDAETLLKNADAAMYRAKHQGRNNYQLYTSAIGNKAYERLILENNLYKALEREEFLLHYQPQIDIETGEILSMEALIRWESAERGLIPPAQFIPLAEETGLICPIGEWVLRTACAQNKAWQLAGLSPIRIAVNLSGRQFQQKNLVKTIAQVLDETGLDPRYLEIEITESIAIQDVELTICVLQSLQKMGIHISIDDFGTGYSSLWSLKRFPLNTLKIDRSFVRDLISDPKDAAIIQAVIALGHGLDLKVIAEGVETPEQFSFLRSVNCDAVQGYLFSPPLSTQAATQLYLKKFDWQLKIS, encoded by the coding sequence ATGGCTCATAGAAAAAATACGAAAACGTCTCAAATAGGTATGGGAAGGTTAGAACCCTTAGCTTACGCTCAGGAGAATTTACTCAATCGGATTGCTACGCGCATTCGCCGTTCTTTGGAACTAAAAGAAATTTTGACAACGACTGTACAGGAAATTCGCTCGTTTTTAGACACCGATCGCGTAAAAATCTATTTTTTCCATCCCGATGGCAGTGGAGAAGTAATTGCTGAAGCTCGTCATACTAACCGCTTGCCCTCTCTGTTGGGTTTGCATTTTCCCGCAACGGACATTCCTCCCTATATTCTTCAAATGTTTATCAAAGCTCGTCAAAGGGTAATCGTCGATGTTTCTTCCGGGCATAAAACTGTTAGTCAGTTAGACTGTCCCCATACAGGTGAGAGTCTAGTTAGCGAGGATATCTGTTACTCTCCCGTCGATCCCTGCCACATCGAATATCTGACTGCGATGGGTGTATCTTCTTGTTTAACCGTACCAATTATCCATCAAAATCAGCTTTGGGGTTTATTGGTTTCTCATCACGCTCAACCCATAAATATTTCAGAAAAAGATTTAAAAATTGTACAATTACTAGTAGATCAAGTGTCGATCGCCATTGCTCAATCAAACCTGCTTTCCCGCACTAGACAACAGGCTCAACATGAATCAGTGTGCAACCATATTAGTCGCTTACTCCATTCCCCGTTAAATATTACAGATATTCGGCAGAAAGTACTCGAGCAGACAGTAAAAGCCCTCCAAGGTTCTGGTGGTAGGCTGTATATCACCGCAGATTCTACCGGTCAACCGGCTCAGCTTTATACTTACGGAGAAAAAATTTCGTCTCTCAATTTAATAGAAGAGAGTCCGTTTTGGCAAAAAATTATTAATTTTAGTAAAGACCAGAGCGATGACAAGCGCTTTGAGTTATTAATATTAAAATCTGAGTTAAAGAACTTAACCGATTTTACATTAAATACCCAAAATTTTTCTTATCTTATTATCGATCCTTACCAAGAAACCGAACTAGCCTTTTTAAAAGCAGATTTAGAATTGACTTCTATCTGCTCGGTATTAATTATACCCCTGCGTTATCAACAACAATGTGTAGGATGCCTCACCATTTTCCGGAATGAGATCCAGACAGAAACTTTATGGGCGGGGCGCGTAAACAAAGACCAACGAAACTCGGGCCCTCGAAAATCTTTTGAAGCTTGGCGAGAAATCAAAAAAGGACAAGCCAAAGAGTGGACTCAGGAAGAAGTAAAACTCGCTCAATCCTTGGGACTTCACCTTTACATGGCAATCATGCAACGGCGCGTAGAAGATATGATTCGCCATCAAGCTTCCCACGATTTGCTAACTGGGTTGCCTAATCGACTATTATTTAACGATCGACTTACCCTCGCCTTGGCCAATATTCACCAACGTCGGCAACTATTGGGAGTGGTATTTCTCGATTTGGATTGTTTTAAAAATATCAACGATACGCTCGGTCATGCAGTAGGTGACGAATTGCTACAAAACGTTGCCCAAAGGCTGAAAAAATGCTTGCGGGAAACTGATGTAGTAGCTCGTTGGGGAGGAGATGAATTCACCATCTTGCTATCTCCCATCGTGAGTTCGGAAGATGCGGCTCAAATAGCCCAAAGAATTCTCGATGCTTTGGGCGTTCCTTTCCATTTTTCAGACCAAGAATTTTACGTCAAAGCTAGCATCGGAATTGCCATTGCACCCTATGACGGCGAAGATGCGGAAACTCTCTTGAAAAATGCCGATGCAGCAATGTACCGCGCTAAGCACCAGGGACGGAATAATTACCAACTTTACACTTCCGCGATCGGCAATAAAGCATACGAACGACTGATCTTAGAAAATAATCTTTACAAAGCCTTAGAACGAGAAGAATTTCTGCTACATTATCAACCCCAGATCGATATCGAGACAGGCGAAATTCTCAGCATGGAAGCTTTGATTCGCTGGGAATCTGCCGAACGGGGGCTAATTCCCCCAGCACAATTTATTCCCTTAGCAGAAGAAACCGGATTAATTTGTCCGATTGGAGAATGGGTATTGCGAACTGCTTGCGCCCAGAATAAAGCGTGGCAATTAGCCGGACTATCCCCCATCCGCATCGCCGTTAATCTTTCCGGGCGACAATTTCAACAAAAAAATTTAGTCAAAACGATTGCCCAAGTATTAGACGAAACAGGTTTAGACCCGCGTTACTTGGAAATCGAAATCACCGAAAGTATCGCGATCCAAGATGTAGAATTAACGATTTGCGTGTTGCAATCACTGCAAAAAATGGGAATTCACATTTCTATAGATGATTTCGGCACCGGATATTCTTCTCTATGGTCGCTGAAAAGATTTCCTTTAAACACCCTAAAGATCGATCGCTCCTTTGTCCGCGATTTAATCAGCGACCCTAAAGACGCCGCCATTATCCAGGCAGTGATCGCACTGGGACACGGACTAGACTTGAAAGTCATTGCTGAAGGAGTAGAAACACCAGAACAATTCTCATTTTTGCGATCGGTTAATTGCGATGCCGTACAAGGCTACTTGTTTAGCCCACCATTATCTACTCAAGCTGCTACGCAACTATATTTAAAAAAATTCGATTGGCAATTAAAAATTAGCTGA
- the era gene encoding GTPase Era → MVNEQTDNLLNLESFNIPIAPEGYKSGFIGIIGRPNVGKSTLMNELVGQKIAITSPIAQTTRNRLRGILTTPEAQMIFVDTPGIHKPHHQLGEVLVQNARIAIQSVDVVLFVVDGSVDAGGGDRYIVDILNSTDTPVILGLNKCDLQPANFQPIDDSYQTLIQNHNWPIVKFSAINGEGLPALQKLLIDRLEPGPYYYPPDLVTDQPERFIMGELIREQILLLTREEVPHSVAVVIEKVEETPAITRVFAAITVERESQKGILIGKGGGMLKTIGSVAREQMQKLIAGKVYLELFVKVEPKWRQSRSRLAEYGYRVEKD, encoded by the coding sequence ATGGTAAACGAACAAACAGATAATTTACTTAACTTAGAATCATTTAATATTCCCATTGCACCAGAGGGATATAAATCGGGCTTTATTGGGATTATCGGACGCCCCAACGTAGGCAAATCTACTCTGATGAATGAGTTAGTAGGGCAGAAAATTGCCATTACTTCTCCCATTGCCCAAACAACCCGCAATCGCCTGCGAGGAATTCTCACTACACCAGAAGCGCAGATGATTTTCGTGGATACTCCCGGAATTCACAAACCCCATCATCAATTAGGAGAAGTATTGGTACAAAACGCCCGCATAGCCATTCAATCAGTAGATGTAGTGCTGTTTGTGGTAGATGGTTCGGTGGACGCCGGGGGGGGCGATCGCTATATCGTAGATATCCTAAACAGTACCGATACACCCGTTATTTTAGGTTTAAATAAATGCGATTTACAACCCGCCAATTTTCAGCCAATCGATGATAGTTATCAAACCCTAATTCAAAATCATAATTGGCCGATCGTCAAATTTTCCGCAATCAATGGCGAAGGTTTACCAGCACTGCAAAAATTATTAATCGACCGATTAGAACCCGGCCCATATTACTATCCACCAGATTTAGTAACCGACCAACCGGAACGCTTTATCATGGGAGAACTAATTCGCGAACAAATTTTGTTATTAACTCGCGAAGAAGTTCCCCACTCGGTAGCTGTGGTTATTGAAAAAGTAGAAGAAACCCCTGCTATTACTCGTGTTTTTGCCGCCATTACCGTAGAAAGAGAATCCCAAAAAGGAATTTTGATCGGCAAAGGCGGCGGGATGCTAAAAACGATTGGCAGTGTCGCTAGAGAACAAATGCAAAAGTTAATTGCAGGCAAAGTTTATCTAGAATTATTCGTGAAAGTAGAACCAAAATGGCGACAATCTCGCAGTCGATTAGCAGAATATGGCTATCGAGTGGAAAAAGATTAG
- a CDS encoding cupin domain-containing protein — translation MTTHIASSTSLATQLKNEIQYPDGGVLSKVLVKTSNCQYTLFCLASGTDISEHTSPKNAVITVIDGKGILTLEGRDIELEAGVFVFMPANAPHALKAEENLAFLLTLSENI, via the coding sequence ATGACTACTCACATCGCATCTAGTACATCTTTAGCCACTCAACTGAAAAACGAAATTCAATATCCCGATGGCGGAGTTCTCAGCAAAGTACTTGTGAAGACAAGTAATTGCCAATACACCTTATTTTGTTTAGCATCTGGCACTGATATTTCCGAGCATACTTCACCTAAAAATGCCGTTATTACAGTAATTGATGGAAAAGGTATTCTCACATTAGAAGGGCGCGATATCGAACTTGAAGCTGGCGTATTCGTATTTATGCCAGCTAATGCACCCCATGCTTTAAAAGCTGAAGAAAATTTAGCTTTTTTATTAACTCTTTCGGAAAACATCTGA
- a CDS encoding class I SAM-dependent methyltransferase: MAHTTVNLQSAPGHQVLAAAGKKILRPGGQAATETLFEWANFQPGETVLELASSFGYSALAIAKRFGVRVVGVEKNPQSVARARANVQAAGLADKIEIIEGDIFRLEAIPGQFDYVFAEAILSMQSAPGKAKILNAIVQKLKPGGKFLSHELLARHHEAEIHQALAQEVKMNTTPLSPENWLAAFSSAGLEVQQHQTGEMALLNLRSMIQDEGLLGTAKILGNVLTNSQLRQRVLQMRQVFQHYEQDLGYIVLLASPSS; encoded by the coding sequence ATGGCCCACACTACTGTTAATTTGCAAAGTGCGCCAGGACATCAAGTGCTAGCGGCGGCGGGTAAAAAAATCTTGCGTCCGGGTGGTCAAGCAGCGACAGAAACGTTGTTTGAGTGGGCTAATTTTCAACCGGGAGAGACAGTATTGGAATTAGCTTCTAGTTTCGGTTATAGCGCTTTAGCAATTGCCAAACGCTTTGGCGTGCGTGTAGTTGGAGTAGAAAAAAATCCGCAAAGCGTAGCCCGCGCTCGTGCTAACGTTCAGGCTGCTGGATTGGCAGATAAAATTGAAATTATCGAAGGAGATATTTTCCGATTAGAAGCTATCCCCGGACAATTTGATTACGTTTTTGCCGAAGCTATTTTATCGATGCAATCTGCGCCGGGAAAAGCGAAAATATTAAATGCGATCGTGCAAAAACTAAAACCCGGTGGAAAATTTCTTTCTCACGAATTGCTAGCGCGTCATCACGAAGCAGAAATACATCAAGCTTTGGCGCAAGAAGTTAAGATGAACACCACTCCATTGTCCCCGGAAAATTGGCTCGCCGCTTTTTCATCGGCTGGATTGGAAGTTCAGCAACATCAAACTGGTGAAATGGCATTGTTGAATTTGCGATCGATGATTCAAGATGAAGGTTTACTCGGTACGGCTAAAATTTTGGGGAACGTTTTGACTAATTCTCAGCTAAGGCAGCGAGTTCTGCAAATGCGTCAAGTTTTTCAACATTACGAGCAAGATTTAGGTTACATCGTTTTACTAGCTAGCCCTAGTTCTTAG